Proteins from a single region of Gemmatimonadetes bacterium SCN 70-22:
- a CDS encoding GTP-binding protein translates to MPVVQRKICMLGATGVGKTSLVRRFVESIFSEKYQATIGVKIDRKLVELGDTTVALLLWDLQGEDEFQRVRMSYLRGASGLIYVADGTRPETLATTRSIRTVAEEAVGDIPSILLLNKTDLAGEWALDDAAVSANGPTGVPVLRTSALTGDQVEEAFHQLVRRMIGA, encoded by the coding sequence ATGCCCGTCGTCCAGAGAAAAATCTGCATGCTCGGCGCCACCGGCGTCGGGAAGACCAGTCTCGTCAGGCGCTTCGTCGAGTCGATCTTCTCGGAGAAGTACCAGGCGACGATCGGCGTGAAGATCGACCGCAAGCTCGTGGAGCTGGGCGACACCACGGTCGCGCTGCTCCTCTGGGACCTGCAGGGGGAGGACGAGTTCCAGCGCGTGCGCATGTCGTACCTGCGCGGCGCCTCGGGGCTCATCTACGTCGCCGACGGGACGCGTCCCGAGACGCTCGCGACGACCCGGTCGATTCGAACGGTCGCCGAGGAGGCCGTCGGCGACATCCCGTCGATCCTCCTGCTCAACAAGACCGACCTCGCCGGCGAGTGGGCGCTCGACGATGCTGCCGTCTCGGCGAACGGGCCGACAGGGGTCCCGGTCCTGCGCACCTCGGCGCTCACGGGGGACCAGGTGGAGGAGGCGTTCCATCAGCTCGTGCGCCGGATGATCGGCGCGTAG
- a CDS encoding alanine racemase: MRRPHLSLQSDPDSAPQRLDQVETPAALVDLDRLSQNLDRMAEYAAIHGLSLRPHVKTHKSPRIAAEQLRLGAVGLTCATPRELEVMADVTRDLLFAYPLLGAPRLARVLSLPERVQLTVAVDSMIAVDELAATARIMDRPVQVYVELDLGMHRVGVQSVDDAIALAMRVAEQPPLQFAGITFYPGHIREPVGEQDAKLAQLRRDLRAALERMERSGVRPRVVSGGSTPAAWRMHEIPDVTEVRPGTYVYNDRTTAEIGACAWDDCAFTVLATVISTAVPGQAVIDAGCKALGREPVRGVSGEGFAALVDRPEVTVQRMSEEHGILDLSRTAWRPRVGDLVRLVPNHVCIVVHLNDTILGVRGEVIESSWPVSARGRGGASAGEA; this comes from the coding sequence ATGCGTCGCCCCCACCTCTCGCTCCAGTCCGATCCCGATTCGGCGCCCCAGCGCCTCGACCAGGTGGAGACGCCGGCGGCGCTCGTGGACCTGGATCGCCTGTCGCAGAACCTCGACCGGATGGCCGAGTATGCCGCAATACACGGTTTGTCGCTCCGGCCGCACGTGAAGACGCACAAGTCGCCGCGCATCGCGGCGGAGCAGCTGCGCCTGGGGGCGGTGGGGCTCACCTGCGCCACGCCGCGGGAGCTCGAGGTGATGGCGGACGTGACGCGCGACCTCCTGTTCGCCTACCCGTTGCTCGGGGCGCCCAGGCTGGCACGCGTCCTGTCACTCCCCGAGCGCGTGCAGCTGACGGTGGCCGTCGACTCGATGATCGCGGTCGACGAGCTCGCCGCCACCGCGCGGATCATGGATCGCCCGGTGCAGGTGTACGTCGAGCTGGACCTGGGAATGCACCGGGTCGGCGTGCAGAGCGTCGACGACGCCATCGCCCTGGCGATGCGTGTGGCCGAGCAGCCGCCGCTCCAATTTGCCGGGATCACCTTCTATCCCGGGCACATCCGCGAGCCTGTCGGCGAGCAGGACGCGAAGCTGGCGCAGCTGCGCCGCGACCTGCGTGCCGCGCTGGAGCGCATGGAGCGTTCGGGGGTGCGTCCCCGGGTGGTCAGCGGCGGGTCGACCCCGGCCGCCTGGCGCATGCACGAGATCCCGGATGTCACCGAGGTGCGCCCCGGAACGTACGTCTACAACGACCGGACGACCGCCGAGATCGGCGCGTGTGCATGGGACGACTGTGCGTTCACCGTCCTGGCCACCGTGATCAGCACCGCCGTCCCCGGGCAAGCCGTCATCGACGCCGGCTGCAAGGCGCTGGGACGCGAGCCCGTTCGCGGGGTGTCGGGGGAAGGGTTCGCGGCGCTCGTCGACCGGCCGGAGGTGACCGTGCAACGCATGTCGGAGGAGCACGGGATCCTCGACCTCAGCCGCACTGCCTGGCGTCCGCGGGTGGGCGACCTCGTGCGGCTCGTCCCGAACCACGTCTGCATCGTCGTGCACCTCAACGACACGATCCTCGGCGTGCGCGGCGAGGTCATCGAATCGAGCTGGCCGGTCAGCGCGCGGGGGCGGGGAGGAGCATCGGCCGGAGAAGCGTAG
- a CDS encoding amidohydrolase: MTRQFGDLGAGPYKSLVIRNAMVIPGHGGPPAGPYDIMIEGNMITQMVPFDPVAAERRGAGSRMTGDRIIEAEGKYVMPGMIDLHTHIRTLPEEIEYVYYLKLAMGVTTMVNAADRGYANGMEEAKKSAANEIIAPRMFPLVSYGAGTSFKGRQLDDPAMASQVVKAMAANGNRVISMDPLGWSLDLVAAIAKAAKENGMITSFHLQPSNTAVTQAVKAACAGVTMIEHHYGYAESALDNKTQDFPRTYNYGNENDRFREAGKVWTYTNKERLLNEVADTLVKCGVTMLPTRVVYEANRDVIRATSLPWTDKYTHQALWNWNLPNPAYHGSFHYDWTSDDEYYWTTAFRLWGDLIYEFNKRGGRVAFGTDDNYIWATPGFSSVRELQLQRETGMHGLEVIKTATLNSAQTLGEPQLGLVRPGYKADLLIVDGNPAANLKYLYSFGDLALDKDGKMIRTKGIVHTIKDGVVLNNARLMEEVEKMVQASRKLAPAVDVMRDPFRVGKP; the protein is encoded by the coding sequence ATCACCCGCCAGTTCGGCGACCTGGGCGCCGGTCCGTACAAGTCGCTCGTCATCCGCAATGCCATGGTGATCCCCGGGCACGGCGGTCCGCCCGCCGGCCCGTACGACATCATGATCGAGGGGAACATGATCACGCAGATGGTCCCCTTCGACCCGGTCGCCGCCGAGCGGCGCGGGGCGGGCTCGCGGATGACGGGTGACCGCATCATCGAGGCCGAGGGGAAGTACGTGATGCCGGGGATGATCGACCTCCACACGCACATCCGCACCCTCCCCGAGGAGATCGAGTACGTCTACTACCTGAAGCTGGCGATGGGCGTCACCACCATGGTGAACGCCGCCGATCGCGGCTACGCCAACGGCATGGAAGAGGCGAAGAAGAGCGCCGCCAACGAGATCATCGCCCCGCGCATGTTCCCGCTGGTGAGCTACGGTGCCGGGACCAGCTTCAAGGGGCGGCAGCTCGATGACCCGGCGATGGCGTCCCAGGTGGTGAAGGCCATGGCCGCCAACGGCAACCGGGTCATCTCGATGGACCCGTTAGGCTGGTCGCTCGACCTCGTGGCCGCCATCGCCAAGGCGGCGAAGGAGAACGGGATGATCACCTCGTTCCACCTGCAGCCGTCCAACACCGCCGTCACGCAGGCGGTGAAGGCGGCGTGCGCCGGCGTCACGATGATCGAGCACCATTACGGCTACGCCGAGTCGGCGCTGGACAACAAGACGCAGGACTTCCCGCGCACCTACAACTACGGCAACGAGAACGACCGCTTCCGCGAGGCGGGAAAGGTGTGGACGTACACCAACAAGGAGCGCCTGCTCAACGAGGTGGCCGACACGCTCGTGAAGTGCGGCGTCACGATGCTCCCCACGCGCGTGGTGTACGAGGCCAATCGCGACGTCATCCGCGCCACGTCGCTCCCGTGGACCGACAAGTACACCCACCAGGCGCTGTGGAACTGGAACCTCCCCAACCCCGCCTACCACGGCTCGTTCCACTATGACTGGACGAGCGACGACGAGTACTACTGGACGACCGCGTTCCGCCTGTGGGGCGACCTGATCTACGAGTTCAACAAGCGCGGCGGGCGCGTGGCGTTCGGCACCGACGACAACTACATCTGGGCCACCCCGGGCTTCTCGTCCGTCCGCGAGCTGCAACTCCAGCGCGAGACGGGGATGCACGGGCTCGAGGTGATCAAGACCGCCACCCTGAACTCGGCGCAGACGCTGGGCGAGCCGCAGCTGGGGCTCGTGCGACCCGGCTACAAGGCCGACCTCCTGATCGTCGACGGCAACCCGGCCGCCAACCTCAAGTACCTCTACTCGTTCGGTGACCTGGCCCTCGACAAGGACGGGAAGATGATCCGCACGAAGGGGATCGTGCACACCATCAAGGACGGCGTGGTGCTGAACAACGCCCGCCTCATGGAAGAGGTCGAGAAGATGGTGCAGGCGTCGCGCAAGCTCGCCCCGGCGGTCGACGTGATGCGCGATCCGTTCCGTGTCGGCAAGCCGTAA